The proteins below come from a single Polymorphobacter fuscus genomic window:
- a CDS encoding NAD(P)H-dependent flavin oxidoreductase: protein MTRLDQLSQRGRDFLGARQAIMAGAMTWVSERHLVSAISNAGGFGVIACGSMTPALLDAEIAATRALTDKPFGVNLITLHPAMMELIGVCARHGVSHIVLAGGLPSGAAIAAIKAAGAKLMCFAPTAALARKLVRSGVDAIIIEGSEAGGHIGPVSLGVLAQEILPVITDVPVFVAGGIGRGAAIAAWLEMGASGVQLGTRFAASAESVAHANFKKAFFRASARDAVASVQIDPRLPVIPVRALKNAGTEAFTAKQREIAEAVDRGAMDLAAGQLAIEHYWAGALRRAVVDGDIENGSLMAGQSVGMVTREQPVAEIIAELVAEADAALHSRASPFESAA from the coding sequence ATGACCCGGCTCGACCAGCTGTCGCAACGCGGCCGCGACTTTCTGGGCGCGCGCCAGGCGATCATGGCCGGCGCCATGACCTGGGTCAGCGAACGGCATCTGGTCAGCGCCATTTCCAACGCCGGCGGCTTTGGCGTCATTGCCTGCGGGTCGATGACGCCGGCGCTGCTCGATGCCGAAATCGCGGCGACGCGGGCGCTGACTGACAAGCCGTTCGGCGTCAATCTGATCACCCTGCATCCGGCGATGATGGAACTCATCGGCGTCTGCGCGCGCCACGGCGTGAGCCACATCGTCCTCGCCGGCGGGCTGCCGTCGGGGGCCGCCATTGCGGCGATCAAGGCCGCCGGTGCGAAGCTGATGTGCTTTGCCCCCACGGCGGCGCTGGCCCGGAAGCTGGTGCGATCGGGTGTGGACGCCATCATCATCGAAGGGTCGGAAGCCGGCGGCCATATCGGGCCGGTATCGCTCGGCGTGCTGGCGCAGGAAATCCTGCCGGTCATCACCGATGTGCCGGTGTTCGTCGCCGGCGGCATCGGGCGCGGCGCGGCGATCGCGGCCTGGCTCGAAATGGGGGCGTCGGGCGTCCAGCTCGGCACGCGCTTTGCGGCATCGGCGGAAAGTGTTGCCCATGCCAATTTCAAGAAGGCGTTTTTTCGCGCTTCCGCCCGCGACGCCGTCGCCAGCGTCCAGATCGACCCGCGGCTGCCGGTCATACCGGTGCGCGCGCTCAAGAACGCCGGCACCGAGGCCTTCACCGCCAAGCAGCGCGAGATTGCCGAAGCGGTCGATCGCGGCGCGATGGACCTTGCGGCGGGGCAGCTGGCCATCGAACATTATTGGGCCGGCGCGTTGCGCCGCGCCGTGGTCGATGGCGATATCGAGAACGGCAGCCTGATGGCCGGCCAGTCCGTCGGCATGGTCACGCGCGAACAGCCGGTGGCGGAGATCATCGCCGAACTCGTTGCCGAGGCCGATGCGGCGCTCCACAGCCGCGCTTCGCCCTTCGAATCGGCGGCCTGA
- the ptsP gene encoding phosphoenolpyruvate--protein phosphotransferase, with product MAAANAAREILRRLHEVMASKSGAEAKLGQVVRIVAELLTSEVASIYLLRDGMLELFATQGLAQSAVHVTRLSMGQGLVGTIAATREPLNLAEAKEHPDFAYRPETGEDDYHSFAGVPIVRREAAIGVLGVQHREPRDYDEVEIEALQTVAMVLSELIHGAGLVDDAQAARARAASSGPLRLSGLKLVDGLGRGVAVFHQPRVVVEHTVADDTDVERARVYSAFTRMREQIDTMMGQAEFAGGGDHHDVLDTYKMFAYDEGWARRINEAIETGLTAEAAIERVQARTRARMRSIDDPYLRERLTDLDDLSNRLLRIVSGQLGTAAKSGLRDDTILIARNLGPAELLEYDKRYLKGVVLEEGSLTAHVIIVARAMGVPVLGRVTDLFAQVSDGDELIVDAGNGALLVRPQAAMITSYEAMRDVKARQAEKFAAVKDLPAISRDGQRVAILMNAGLADDAQALDLTGADGIGLFRTEFQFLVSATLPRRERQQALYRTVLEAADTRPVVFRTVDIGGDKAVPYLQEGEGEENPAMGWRALRLALGRAGLMKVQARALLEGAAGRTLNIMFPMVSEPWEFREAKALVEGQRALLARQGHDLPAHVRYGAMIEVPALIEMLDVLLPLTDFVSVGTNDLTQFLFAADRANPRLADRYDWMSPAILRVLRRIVREADAAGVPVTVCGEMGGRPLEALALLALGVESLSITPAGVGPIKAMVRSADLGSLKAQMTGWLDAPGVDVRTVLAAAAAAQGVELG from the coding sequence ATGGCCGCCGCCAACGCCGCTCGGGAAATCCTGCGCCGCCTTCACGAAGTGATGGCGTCGAAGAGCGGCGCTGAGGCAAAACTGGGCCAGGTGGTCCGCATCGTTGCCGAGCTGCTGACCAGCGAAGTCGCGTCGATCTATCTGCTGCGCGACGGCATGCTCGAACTGTTCGCCACACAGGGGCTGGCGCAATCGGCCGTGCATGTGACGCGGCTGAGCATGGGGCAGGGGCTGGTCGGCACCATCGCCGCGACGCGCGAGCCGCTGAACCTTGCCGAGGCCAAGGAACACCCGGACTTTGCCTATCGTCCCGAAACCGGCGAGGATGACTACCACAGCTTTGCCGGCGTGCCGATCGTGCGGCGCGAGGCGGCGATCGGCGTCCTTGGTGTCCAGCACCGCGAGCCGCGCGATTATGACGAAGTCGAGATCGAAGCGCTGCAGACCGTCGCCATGGTGCTGTCGGAACTGATCCACGGCGCCGGGCTGGTCGACGATGCCCAGGCGGCGCGGGCGCGTGCGGCAAGTTCCGGCCCGCTGCGGCTGTCGGGGTTGAAGCTGGTCGACGGGCTTGGCCGCGGCGTGGCGGTGTTCCACCAGCCGCGGGTCGTTGTCGAGCACACAGTTGCCGACGACACCGATGTCGAGCGCGCCCGCGTCTATTCGGCGTTCACCCGGATGCGCGAGCAGATCGACACGATGATGGGCCAGGCCGAATTTGCCGGGGGCGGCGACCATCACGACGTTCTCGATACCTACAAGATGTTCGCCTATGACGAAGGCTGGGCCCGCCGCATCAATGAAGCGATCGAAACCGGCCTGACCGCCGAAGCCGCCATCGAACGCGTCCAGGCCCGCACCCGGGCGCGGATGCGGTCGATCGACGACCCCTATCTGCGCGAACGGCTGACCGACCTCGACGATCTTTCCAACCGCCTGCTGCGCATCGTCTCGGGGCAGCTCGGCACCGCGGCGAAATCGGGGCTGCGCGACGATACCATCCTCATCGCGCGCAACCTGGGGCCAGCCGAACTGCTGGAATATGACAAGCGCTATCTGAAGGGCGTGGTGCTGGAAGAAGGCAGCCTGACGGCGCACGTCATCATCGTGGCGCGGGCGATGGGGGTGCCGGTGCTGGGCCGCGTCACCGACCTGTTCGCCCAGGTGTCGGACGGCGACGAGCTGATCGTCGATGCCGGCAATGGCGCGCTGCTGGTGCGGCCGCAGGCGGCGATGATCACCTCGTACGAGGCGATGCGCGATGTGAAGGCGCGGCAGGCGGAAAAATTCGCAGCGGTCAAGGACTTGCCGGCGATCAGCCGCGATGGCCAGCGCGTCGCCATCCTGATGAACGCGGGGCTCGCCGACGATGCCCAGGCGCTCGACCTGACCGGCGCCGACGGCATCGGGCTGTTCCGCACCGAATTCCAGTTCCTCGTGTCGGCCACCCTGCCGCGGCGCGAACGCCAGCAGGCGCTGTATCGCACGGTGCTGGAAGCTGCCGACACGCGGCCGGTGGTGTTCCGCACCGTCGACATCGGCGGCGACAAGGCGGTGCCTTATCTGCAGGAAGGCGAAGGCGAGGAAAACCCCGCCATGGGCTGGCGCGCGCTGCGGCTGGCGCTGGGCCGCGCCGGACTGATGAAAGTCCAGGCGCGCGCGCTGCTCGAAGGTGCCGCCGGGCGCACGCTCAACATCATGTTCCCGATGGTCAGCGAACCCTGGGAATTCCGCGAGGCCAAGGCGCTGGTGGAAGGCCAGCGGGCACTGCTGGCGCGCCAGGGCCATGATCTGCCGGCCCATGTCCGCTATGGCGCGATGATCGAGGTGCCGGCGCTGATCGAGATGCTCGACGTGCTGCTGCCGCTGACCGATTTCGTCTCGGTCGGCACCAACGACCTGACCCAGTTCCTGTTCGCCGCCGACCGCGCCAACCCGCGGCTTGCCGACCGCTATGACTGGATGTCGCCCGCCATCCTGCGCGTGCTGCGCCGCATCGTGCGCGAGGCCGATGCCGCCGGCGTGCCGGTGACCGTCTGTGGCGAAATGGGCGGCCGGCCGCTGGAGGCGCTGGCGCTGCTGGCGCTTGGCGTCGAAAGCCTGTCGATCACGCCCGCCGGCGTCGGCCCGATCAAGGCGATGGTGCGCTCGGCCGACCTGGGATCGCTCAAGGCGCAGATGACCGGCTGGCTCGATGCGCCGGGTGTCGATGTCCGCACCGTGCTGGCGGCGGCGGCGGCGGCGCAGGGTGTGGAACTAGGCTGA
- a CDS encoding vgr related protein: protein MPPIDTDRPLTAGEVAICAQVFGPALNPALASIRRRKFWPLHPRRVTMAPDGHVWCHPDGNNWCTDYAAASLGLRAHFVHEMVHVWQHQQGRKLIFARPPLARYGYTLKPGKAFARYGIEQQACIVADAYVLRAQGDRSGLAPYRAVLPFGDWSA from the coding sequence ATGCCGCCGATCGACACCGACCGACCGTTGACGGCCGGCGAAGTCGCCATCTGTGCACAGGTGTTCGGGCCTGCGCTCAACCCGGCGCTGGCGTCGATCCGGCGGCGCAAATTCTGGCCGCTGCACCCGCGCCGTGTCACCATGGCGCCCGACGGCCATGTCTGGTGCCACCCGGACGGCAACAACTGGTGCACCGATTATGCGGCAGCATCGCTCGGCCTGCGCGCGCATTTCGTCCATGAAATGGTCCATGTCTGGCAGCATCAGCAGGGCCGCAAGCTGATCTTCGCGCGGCCGCCGCTGGCGCGCTATGGCTATACGCTGAAGCCCGGCAAGGCGTTCGCACGCTATGGCATCGAGCAACAGGCGTGCATCGTTGCCGACGCCTATGTGCTGCGCGCCCAGGGCGATCGCAGCGGGCTGGCACCCTATCGGGCGGTGCTGCCCTTCGGCGACTGGTCAGCCTAG
- a CDS encoding copper chaperone PCu(A)C: MFIRTIILSLLAAPVLAAAPAPPVKEAWDRTRPQVSGAWVRAAAVPGRPAAGYLVLAGGGQPDTLVGVTSPGLRIELHSMSMAGGIMKMAKLDSVPVPAGARVAFAPGGNHLMIFGMTGAPTSLPLTLVFRNGKPLTTVAAVRAPGATPPADPHAGH; the protein is encoded by the coding sequence ATGTTCATCCGCACCATCATCCTGTCGTTGCTGGCGGCCCCCGTGCTTGCCGCGGCGCCGGCACCGCCGGTCAAGGAAGCATGGGACCGCACGCGGCCGCAGGTCAGCGGCGCCTGGGTCCGCGCCGCGGCCGTGCCCGGGCGCCCGGCCGCCGGCTATCTCGTGCTCGCCGGCGGCGGCCAGCCCGATACACTGGTGGGCGTCACGTCGCCCGGCCTGCGCATCGAGCTTCACAGCATGTCGATGGCGGGGGGCATCATGAAGATGGCAAAGCTTGATTCGGTACCGGTGCCCGCCGGGGCAAGGGTGGCCTTTGCCCCGGGCGGCAATCATCTGATGATCTTCGGCATGACCGGCGCGCCGACCTCGCTGCCGCTGACGCTGGTGTTCCGCAACGGCAAGCCGCTGACGACCGTCGCTGCCGTCCGCGCGCCGGGGGCGACTCCGCCGGCCGATCCGCACGCGGGCCATTGA
- a CDS encoding exodeoxyribonuclease III: MTLRIATWNINSVRFRLDIVERFLRDHAPDVLCLQETKVVDDAFPHAMFEAMGYHHRILNGQRMHHGVATVSRIPLTEDRRFDWQDNGEARHIGARLANGVLIENVYIPAGGDVPDRTLNPKFGQKLDFLGRMLRWSESLRDGTVIVGDFNVAPLECDVWSHKALIDVVSHTPVEVAALAALQASHDWVDLGRHFIAPPERLFTWWSYRATDWRLSDRGRRLDHIWASPEVAAAATGFEVIEDARDWGKPSDHVPQIATFAL, encoded by the coding sequence ATGACGCTGCGCATCGCCACCTGGAACATCAATTCGGTGCGGTTCCGCCTCGATATCGTCGAACGCTTCCTGCGCGACCATGCCCCCGACGTGCTGTGCCTGCAGGAAACCAAGGTCGTCGACGATGCCTTTCCCCACGCCATGTTCGAAGCGATGGGTTATCACCACCGCATCCTCAACGGCCAGCGCATGCACCATGGCGTCGCCACCGTCTCGCGGATTCCGCTGACCGAGGACCGGCGGTTCGACTGGCAGGACAATGGCGAGGCACGGCACATCGGCGCCCGGCTGGCCAATGGCGTGCTGATCGAGAATGTCTATATCCCCGCCGGCGGCGACGTTCCCGACCGCACGCTCAACCCCAAGTTCGGGCAGAAGCTCGATTTTTTGGGGCGGATGCTGCGCTGGTCGGAATCGCTGCGCGACGGCACCGTGATCGTCGGGGATTTCAACGTCGCGCCGCTGGAATGCGACGTCTGGAGCCACAAGGCGCTGATCGACGTCGTCAGCCATACGCCGGTCGAGGTTGCGGCGCTGGCGGCGTTGCAGGCCAGCCATGACTGGGTCGACCTCGGCCGCCATTTCATCGCCCCGCCCGAGCGGCTGTTCACCTGGTGGAGCTATCGCGCCACCGACTGGCGGCTGTCCGATCGCGGCCGCCGGCTCGACCATATCTGGGCATCGCCCGAGGTGGCGGCGGCGGCAACCGGCTTTGAAGTGATCGAGGACGCGCGCGACTGGGGCAAGCCGTCCGACCATGTCCCGCAGATCGCGACCTTCGCCCTGTGA
- the ribA gene encoding GTP cyclohydrolase II yields the protein MSVAEAAIDALRRGRIVGLAGPDGGLAILSAELADAASLAALEGSGRAGLIITARRAAVLAITNQRAAAVADPEPVWVERPAWLGLDASRAVADPVLDMATPLKGPFTSRALDGDRVAALAAITLAKQAALLPAVYAVPIAAAAPVVTVAVDAVLALPAAAADVTLSSRARLPLAQAPDTEVVAFRPGDGGPEHLALVIGDPNPVQPVLVRLHSACLTGDVLGSLKCDCGPQLHAALAAIAANPGGGILLYLQQEGRGIGLINKLRAYALQDQGFDTVDANTRLGFEPDERDFTLAAAMLHQLGVGSVQLMTNNPLKVEGLAAHGLAVSRVPHSMAPNPHNIGYLGTKRDRQGHLL from the coding sequence GTGAGCGTCGCCGAAGCCGCCATCGACGCGCTGCGGCGTGGGCGCATCGTCGGGCTGGCGGGGCCGGATGGCGGCCTGGCGATCCTGTCCGCCGAACTTGCCGATGCGGCGTCGCTGGCGGCGCTGGAAGGCAGCGGCCGCGCCGGCCTCATCATCACCGCGCGGCGGGCGGCGGTGCTCGCCATCACCAACCAGCGCGCCGCGGCCGTCGCCGACCCGGAGCCGGTGTGGGTCGAGCGGCCGGCGTGGCTCGGGCTCGACGCCAGCCGTGCCGTCGCCGACCCGGTGCTCGACATGGCGACACCATTGAAGGGGCCGTTCACCAGCCGGGCGCTCGATGGCGACCGCGTGGCGGCGCTGGCGGCGATCACCCTCGCCAAGCAGGCGGCGCTGCTGCCGGCGGTCTATGCGGTGCCCATCGCCGCGGCGGCGCCGGTCGTCACCGTGGCTGTCGACGCCGTGCTGGCGCTGCCCGCCGCCGCCGCCGACGTGACCTTGTCGTCGCGCGCCCGGCTGCCGCTGGCGCAGGCACCCGATACCGAAGTCGTCGCCTTTCGCCCCGGCGATGGCGGCCCCGAGCATCTGGCGCTGGTCATCGGCGACCCCAACCCCGTCCAGCCGGTGCTGGTGCGGCTGCATTCGGCGTGCCTGACCGGCGATGTGCTCGGCAGCCTTAAATGCGATTGCGGCCCGCAGCTGCACGCCGCGCTGGCGGCGATCGCCGCCAACCCCGGCGGCGGCATCCTGCTCTACCTGCAACAGGAAGGCCGCGGCATCGGGCTGATCAACAAGCTGCGCGCCTATGCGTTGCAGGACCAGGGGTTCGATACCGTCGACGCCAACACACGGCTGGGGTTCGAGCCCGACGAGCGCGATTTCACGCTGGCGGCGGCGATGCTGCACCAGCTCGGCGTCGGCAGCGTGCAACTGATGACCAACAACCCGCTGAAGGTCGAAGGTCTGGCGGCGCATGGGCTGGCGGTGTCCCGCGTGCCGCACAGCATGGCGCCCAACCCGCACAATATCGGCTATCTCGGCACCAAGCGCGACCGCCAGGGGCATTTGCTGTGA
- a CDS encoding L,D-transpeptidase family protein has product MTLFASLSAGTVEAFNEAVPAVFGRAGTIAADAKREGDGASPIGAWPVRAALLRPDRMAAPATALPWRWLRADDGWSDDAADPAYNRPVRHPHRFGAERLWRDDGAYDIIIVLGHNDRPPLAPLGSAIFFHCTRPDRRPTQGCVAVDRPVLARWLDRLQPGDRLVIAP; this is encoded by the coding sequence GTGACATTGTTCGCCAGCCTGTCCGCCGGCACGGTCGAAGCCTTCAACGAGGCGGTGCCCGCCGTCTTCGGCCGCGCCGGCACCATTGCCGCCGACGCCAAGCGCGAAGGCGATGGCGCGTCGCCGATCGGCGCCTGGCCGGTCCGCGCGGCGCTGCTGCGCCCCGACCGGATGGCGGCGCCGGCGACGGCGCTGCCGTGGCGCTGGCTGCGCGCCGACGATGGCTGGTCCGACGATGCCGCCGACCCGGCGTACAACCGCCCGGTGCGCCATCCCCACCGCTTCGGTGCCGAGCGGCTGTGGCGCGATGACGGCGCCTATGACATCATCATCGTCCTCGGTCACAACGACCGCCCGCCGCTGGCGCCGCTGGGCAGCGCCATCTTTTTCCACTGCACCCGGCCCGATCGCCGGCCGACCCAAGGCTGTGTCGCTGTCGACCGGCCGGTGCTGGCGCGCTGGCTCGACCGGCTGCAGCCCGGCGACAGGCTGGTGATCGCGCCATGA
- a CDS encoding Crp/Fnr family transcriptional regulator codes for MAEMIGPRGPRPATAPSAGGKPDAAGVGLHFRLVSAGEPLVREGEPMREVHLLADGRAYRFREGPEAQRETLAVLAPTDACTIDALLLARANYSVEMLTPGSVVCVTREQALALVADHPGIRCSFTWLRYVEEAIRAQWSAHLDWQSAPGRTAHLLCELAYRLGKPDGAGGIGFDPPLTADGLADVLALTPVTIERTLQELRAEGLVALARREVVIRHLAALQRVADCGHFCVRASPANVPIADVFDTCRRQYS; via the coding sequence ATGGCTGAAATGATCGGCCCGCGGGGTCCCCGGCCAGCAACGGCGCCGTCGGCCGGTGGCAAGCCCGACGCCGCCGGGGTCGGCCTGCATTTCCGGCTGGTCAGCGCCGGGGAGCCGCTGGTGCGCGAAGGCGAGCCGATGCGGGAAGTGCATCTTCTCGCCGACGGCCGCGCCTATCGGTTCCGGGAAGGGCCCGAAGCGCAGCGCGAGACGCTGGCCGTGCTGGCGCCGACCGATGCCTGCACCATCGATGCCCTGCTGCTGGCGCGCGCGAACTACAGTGTCGAGATGCTGACTCCGGGGTCGGTCGTGTGCGTGACCCGCGAACAGGCGCTGGCACTGGTCGCCGATCACCCGGGGATCAGGTGCAGCTTTACCTGGCTGCGCTATGTCGAGGAAGCGATTCGCGCCCAATGGTCCGCCCATCTCGACTGGCAATCGGCGCCCGGGCGCACCGCCCATCTGCTTTGCGAACTGGCGTATCGGCTGGGCAAGCCGGACGGCGCCGGCGGAATCGGGTTCGATCCGCCGCTGACGGCCGATGGGCTGGCCGATGTGCTGGCGCTGACGCCGGTCACCATCGAACGGACACTGCAGGAACTGCGCGCCGAAGGACTGGTGGCGCTGGCCCGGCGCGAGGTCGTCATTCGCCATCTCGCGGCGCTGCAGCGCGTCGCGGACTGCGGCCATTTCTGCGTGCGTGCCAGCCCGGCAAACGTGCCGATTGCAGATGTATTCGATACGTGTCGAAGGCAGTATTCCTAA
- a CDS encoding Crp/Fnr family transcriptional regulator: MSNLRNYSHNILLRLMADADLALLAPGFTRVVLEPRQVLVTANMPIDQVYFLESGVASVVSRLPEQGMTEIGIFGREGFSGSAVMLGARSSPHYTHMQVDGQTALRIDSDRLLAAAAASPSLQAHLLRYVQSFLVQTAHTAVSNAHHRMEARLARWLLMCHDRLDGDEIQITHEFMAMMIAAQRSGVTITLHFLEGAGMIRSQRGRVVIVDRARLEDISGEAYGQPEAEYRRLIGPFGRSAGAGDSDS, translated from the coding sequence ATGTCGAATCTCCGCAATTACAGTCACAATATTCTGCTCAGGCTGATGGCCGACGCGGATCTGGCGCTGCTCGCGCCGGGCTTCACGCGGGTTGTGCTGGAACCGCGGCAGGTCCTGGTCACCGCGAACATGCCGATCGACCAGGTCTATTTCCTCGAAAGCGGCGTCGCATCGGTGGTGTCGCGCCTGCCCGAACAGGGGATGACCGAGATCGGCATTTTCGGCCGCGAAGGCTTTTCGGGGTCGGCCGTCATGCTCGGTGCCAGGTCTTCGCCGCATTATACGCACATGCAGGTGGATGGGCAGACCGCGCTGCGCATCGACAGCGACCGGCTGCTCGCAGCGGCGGCGGCCAGCCCGTCGCTGCAGGCGCATCTGCTGCGCTATGTGCAGAGTTTCCTCGTCCAGACCGCGCATACGGCGGTGTCGAACGCCCATCACCGCATGGAGGCGCGGCTGGCACGCTGGCTGCTGATGTGTCACGACCGGCTGGACGGCGACGAGATCCAGATCACCCATGAATTCATGGCGATGATGATCGCGGCGCAGCGCAGCGGGGTGACGATCACGCTGCATTTCCTGGAAGGCGCAGGGATGATCCGGTCCCAGCGCGGCCGCGTCGTCATCGTCGACCGTGCCCGGCTGGAGGATATTTCCGGTGAAGCCTATGGCCAGCCGGAAGCGGAATACCGGCGCCTGATCGGACCGTTCGGGCGATCGGCGGGGGCCGGCGACAGCGACAGCTGA
- a CDS encoding HigA family addiction module antitoxin has product MPITLHASFAIHPGPWLRTEFIEPHGLNVTVAAQKLHVTRQAMSNLLNGNAGVSAEMAIRFEKAFGLRAETLLRMQAAHDLAAARAKEAAILVDRIAA; this is encoded by the coding sequence ATGCCGATTACCCTGCACGCCAGCTTCGCCATCCATCCCGGTCCCTGGTTGCGCACCGAATTCATCGAGCCCCATGGCCTCAATGTCACCGTCGCTGCCCAGAAGCTTCACGTTACCCGCCAGGCGATGAGCAATCTTCTCAACGGCAACGCCGGTGTGTCGGCTGAAATGGCGATCCGCTTTGAAAAGGCTTTCGGTCTTCGCGCCGAGACGCTGTTGCGGATGCAGGCAGCGCATGATCTTGCCGCGGCGCGCGCGAAGGAAGCTGCGATTCTGGTGGACCGCATTGCGGCGTAG
- a CDS encoding type II toxin-antitoxin system RelE/ParE family toxin, with protein sequence MEIESIRHKALRNFAETGTTKGLPGNLIGRLRNMLAYLVAIEAADELLVPPNFGAHLLTGDRSGTWSLTVTKNWRMTFRVTQGLAIEDLDLEDYH encoded by the coding sequence ATGGAAATCGAATCCATCCGGCACAAGGCGCTTCGCAACTTTGCCGAGACCGGAACCACCAAGGGCCTTCCCGGCAATCTGATCGGCCGCCTGCGCAACATGCTGGCCTATCTGGTTGCCATCGAGGCGGCAGACGAATTGCTGGTGCCACCCAATTTCGGCGCGCATCTGCTGACCGGTGATCGCAGCGGCACCTGGTCGCTGACGGTGACCAAGAACTGGCGGATGACCTTTCGGGTGACGCAGGGCCTCGCCATCGAAGACCTCGATCTGGAGGATTATCACTGA